The proteins below come from a single Streptomyces sp. M92 genomic window:
- the thiC gene encoding phosphomethylpyrimidine synthase ThiC, with product MTIKDASTPASAQNSAQEETVGAGKSIGWHKAYVEGSRPDLRVPVRQVHLTNGQSVTLYDTSGPYTDPLVDTDVRRGLPPLRENWIIARGDTEEYAGRPVRPEDDGIKHTSPRGGLRNLDAVFPGRPRQPRRGRDGNAVTQLAYARRGEITPEMEYVAIRENVAPEVVREEIAAGRAVLPANVNHPEIEPMIIGKRFLVKVNANIGNSAVTSSIEEEVEKMTWATRWGADTVMDLSTGRNIHTTREWVLRNSPVPIGTVPLYQALEKVDGRAEELTWEIYKDTVIEQAEQGVDYMTVHAGVRLAYVPLTANRKTGIVSRGGSIMAAWCLAHHKESFLYENFEELCEILAAYDVTYSLGDGLRPGSIADANDQAQFAELRTLGELNTIAKRYNVQTMIEGPGHVPMHKIKENIDLQQEICDEAPFYTLGPLTTDVAPAYDHITSGIGAAMIAWWGTAMLCYVTPKEHLGLPNRDDVKTGVITYKIAAHAADLAKGHPGAQEWDDALSDARFEFRWEDQFNLALDPDTAREFHDETLPAEPAKTAHFCSMCGPKFCSMKISQSITERFGGAAAEGASPEEVAEGMLQKSREFAASGNRVYLPIAD from the coding sequence ATGACCATCAAGGACGCAAGCACGCCTGCCTCCGCTCAGAACTCCGCCCAGGAGGAGACCGTGGGGGCCGGGAAGTCCATCGGCTGGCACAAGGCGTACGTCGAGGGCTCGCGCCCCGACCTGCGGGTGCCGGTCCGTCAGGTGCACCTCACCAACGGGCAGTCAGTCACGCTCTACGACACCTCGGGCCCGTACACCGATCCGCTCGTCGACACCGATGTCCGCCGGGGGCTGCCGCCGCTGCGGGAAAACTGGATCATCGCCCGCGGTGATACCGAGGAGTACGCGGGCCGTCCCGTCCGTCCCGAGGACGACGGGATCAAGCACACCTCGCCGCGTGGCGGCCTGCGCAACCTCGACGCCGTCTTCCCCGGCCGTCCGCGCCAGCCGCGCCGCGGCCGGGACGGCAACGCGGTCACGCAACTCGCGTACGCACGCCGGGGAGAGATCACACCCGAGATGGAGTACGTGGCCATCCGGGAGAACGTCGCGCCGGAGGTGGTCCGCGAGGAGATCGCGGCAGGCCGGGCCGTGCTGCCCGCCAACGTCAACCACCCGGAGATCGAGCCGATGATCATCGGCAAGCGGTTCCTGGTGAAGGTCAACGCCAACATCGGCAACTCGGCGGTGACGTCCTCCATCGAGGAGGAGGTCGAGAAGATGACCTGGGCGACCCGGTGGGGCGCCGACACGGTCATGGACCTGTCCACCGGCCGCAACATCCACACCACGCGCGAATGGGTGCTGCGCAACTCTCCCGTCCCCATCGGGACCGTGCCGCTCTACCAGGCCCTGGAGAAGGTCGACGGCCGTGCTGAGGAGCTGACCTGGGAGATCTACAAGGACACGGTCATCGAACAGGCCGAGCAGGGCGTGGACTACATGACGGTCCACGCCGGGGTGCGCCTGGCGTACGTACCGCTGACCGCGAACCGCAAGACCGGCATCGTCTCGCGCGGCGGGTCGATCATGGCGGCGTGGTGCCTGGCGCACCACAAGGAGTCCTTCCTGTACGAGAACTTCGAGGAGCTCTGCGAGATCCTCGCCGCCTATGACGTCACCTACTCGCTCGGTGACGGCCTGCGGCCGGGCTCCATCGCGGACGCCAACGACCAGGCGCAGTTCGCGGAGTTGCGCACGCTCGGGGAACTCAACACGATCGCCAAGCGTTACAACGTACAGACCATGATCGAGGGCCCGGGACATGTCCCGATGCACAAGATCAAGGAGAACATCGACCTTCAGCAGGAGATCTGCGATGAAGCTCCGTTCTATACGCTCGGCCCGCTGACGACCGACGTCGCGCCCGCCTACGACCACATCACCTCCGGCATCGGTGCCGCGATGATCGCCTGGTGGGGTACGGCCATGCTCTGCTACGTCACACCCAAGGAGCACCTGGGCCTGCCCAACCGTGACGACGTCAAGACCGGCGTCATCACCTACAAGATCGCCGCCCATGCCGCCGACCTCGCCAAGGGGCATCCAGGTGCCCAGGAGTGGGACGACGCGCTGTCGGACGCCCGTTTCGAGTTCCGCTGGGAGGACCAGTTCAACCTGGCCCTCGACCCGGACACGGCACGGGAGTTCCACGACGAGACACTGCCGGCCGAGCCCGCCAAGACGGCTCACTTCTGCTCGATGTGCGGGCCGAAGTTCTGCTCCATGAAGATCAGCCAGAGCATCACGGAGCGATTCGGCGGTGCGGCCGCCGAGGGAGCGTCCCCCGAGGAGGTCGCCGAGGGGATGCTCCAGAAGTCGAGGGAGTTCGCGGCGAGCGGGAACAGGGTCTACCTGCCGATCGCCGACTGA